A portion of the Paucilactobacillus hokkaidonensis JCM 18461 genome contains these proteins:
- the pcrA gene encoding DNA helicase PcrA: MNDKQQEAVLHTEGPLLVMAGAGSGKTRVLTHRIAYLIEEKDVNPWNVLAITFTNKAAKEMRLRVAKLLDEGARDVWVSTFHALCVRILRRDIEQIGYNRAFTIADTSEQRTLIKRVCIDLNVDSKKYDPRALLGAISNAKNELKTPADYAKSASSPFEEVVAKVYKEYQKGLRSNQAVDFDDLIMLTIELFEQSPETLSFYQNKFHYIHVDEYQDTNDAQYKLVNLLAKQFRNLCVVGDADQSIYGWRGANMDNILNFEHDYPDAKTVMLEQNYRSTQTILDAANEVIENNMYRRKKNLWTQNGEGEPISYYRAQSENDEAHFVVSKINEEIKEHNLNYNDFAVLYRTNAQSRTIEETFLKANVPYTMVGGHKFYDRKEIRDVLSYLTLLVNPDDSISFERVVNEPKRGIGTSSIDKLRAFAQEHDWSLLEAARNVSINNELTSRARNKIEEFGFLIGDLTKMVEFLSVTELTEQILEKSGYLTVLKANKNLESQSRQENLEEFMSVTKEYDDAHKDDEVESNANKITDFLADLALVSAQDDVDEETAAVTLMTLHAAKGLEFPVVFLMGLEEGIFPLSRAIMEDDELEEERRLAYVGITRAKRKLYLSNAYSRMLYGRRQNNQASRFVEEINPDLIHVENENAAAIPHTRQVPFAHKNATATTYKRPAQPVQQNTGTGADKQSWKTGDKVDHKKWGQGTVVKVTGAGENMELDIAFPEQGIKRLLASFAPITKA; encoded by the coding sequence ATGAATGATAAACAACAAGAAGCCGTTTTGCATACCGAGGGGCCGCTATTAGTGATGGCTGGTGCGGGCTCTGGTAAAACACGTGTGCTGACTCATCGAATTGCATATTTGATTGAGGAAAAAGACGTCAATCCATGGAATGTATTAGCAATTACATTTACCAATAAAGCAGCAAAAGAAATGCGGTTGCGGGTGGCAAAGTTATTGGATGAGGGAGCGCGTGACGTGTGGGTTTCAACTTTCCATGCGCTATGTGTCCGAATCCTACGACGTGATATTGAACAAATTGGTTATAACCGGGCGTTCACAATTGCTGATACGAGTGAACAGCGGACATTAATTAAACGTGTGTGCATTGATTTAAACGTGGATTCTAAAAAATATGATCCACGGGCCTTATTAGGCGCCATTTCTAACGCTAAAAACGAACTGAAAACACCAGCTGACTACGCTAAATCAGCTAGCAGTCCGTTTGAAGAAGTCGTTGCTAAAGTTTATAAGGAATATCAAAAGGGCTTACGGTCAAATCAGGCCGTCGATTTTGATGATCTAATCATGTTAACAATTGAGTTGTTTGAGCAAAGCCCAGAGACTCTCAGTTTTTATCAGAATAAGTTTCACTATATTCATGTGGATGAATATCAAGATACCAATGATGCACAGTATAAATTGGTTAATTTATTGGCTAAGCAATTCCGAAATTTATGTGTTGTCGGGGATGCAGATCAAAGCATCTATGGCTGGCGTGGTGCTAACATGGATAACATTTTAAACTTCGAACATGATTATCCAGACGCCAAAACGGTGATGTTGGAGCAAAATTATCGTTCTACGCAAACCATTTTGGACGCTGCCAATGAAGTGATTGAAAATAATATGTATCGTCGCAAGAAAAATTTGTGGACTCAAAATGGCGAAGGTGAACCGATTTCATATTATCGGGCGCAAAGCGAAAATGATGAGGCCCACTTTGTTGTGTCAAAAATTAACGAAGAAATCAAAGAACATAATTTAAATTACAATGATTTCGCTGTCCTTTACCGGACCAACGCCCAATCGCGTACCATTGAAGAAACATTTTTGAAAGCAAATGTGCCGTATACAATGGTCGGAGGACATAAATTTTACGATCGAAAAGAAATTCGTGATGTTCTATCTTACCTGACGCTCCTAGTTAATCCGGACGATTCGATTAGTTTTGAACGAGTTGTTAATGAACCGAAACGTGGAATTGGAACTAGCAGTATCGATAAATTACGAGCATTTGCACAAGAACATGATTGGTCATTGCTTGAAGCTGCGCGCAACGTTTCAATTAACAATGAATTAACGAGCCGTGCTCGAAATAAAATTGAGGAGTTTGGTTTCCTGATTGGCGATTTAACTAAAATGGTTGAATTTTTATCAGTGACGGAATTAACTGAACAAATTTTAGAAAAATCAGGCTATTTAACCGTTCTAAAGGCCAATAAAAATTTAGAATCACAATCGCGCCAAGAAAACTTGGAAGAATTTATGTCAGTAACCAAAGAGTACGACGATGCTCACAAAGATGATGAAGTTGAATCAAATGCTAATAAGATTACGGACTTTTTGGCTGACTTAGCATTGGTTTCTGCGCAAGATGACGTTGACGAAGAAACTGCTGCGGTGACTTTAATGACATTGCATGCGGCTAAGGGATTGGAATTTCCAGTGGTCTTTTTGATGGGCCTAGAGGAGGGCATTTTCCCATTATCACGTGCAATTATGGAAGATGATGAATTGGAAGAAGAACGACGCTTAGCTTACGTTGGAATTACGCGCGCTAAACGGAAACTTTATTTATCAAATGCCTATTCACGGATGCTTTATGGGCGACGCCAAAATAATCAGGCTTCGCGCTTTGTTGAGGAAATTAATCCTGACTTAATCCACGTTGAAAACGAAAACGCAGCTGCCATTCCCCATACACGTCAAGTTCCATTTGCACATAAGAATGCGACTGCAACGACGTATAAGCGGCCCGCACAACCAGTCCAGCAAAATACTGGGACGGGTGCTGATAAGCAAAGCTGGAAGACCGGTGATAAAGTCGACCATAAAAAGTGGGGCCAAGGCACGGTAGTCAAAGTTACTGGTGCAGGTGAAAATATGGAACTAGATATTGCCTTTCCAGAACAGGGAATCAAGCGACTGTTGGCCAGCTTTGCACCAATTACAAAGGCATAG
- the ligA gene encoding NAD-dependent DNA ligase LigA, with translation MDNQKPVEQLTIEEATHEVKSLSLQVEQWGREYYENDNPSVEDYVYDQAYQRLVSLEKAFPELQSPDSPTQQVGAATISDFAKVEHPNPMLSMGDVFSVAELIEFNDRLQRNGVDHPEYNLELKIDGLAVSLMYENGKFVQGSTRGDGRIGEDITKNLKKIKSIPRTLSQPLTIEVRGECYMPKEAFAKLNEQRELQGLTVFANPRNAAAGSLRQLDPQVTADRELSTFIYYVPDYQTLGVTTQSAALLKLAELGFNVNLNNQVVDSQAEIEAYINEYTKKRNDLEYGIDGIVEKVNDLALQEELGSTVKVPRWEIAYKFPPEEAATIVRDIEWTVGRTGTVTPTAVMDAVLLAGTTVARASLHNPDYLRQKDVRIGDTVYLHKAGDIIPEISTVELTKRSDGSVEYVIPTRCPECNSKLVHLDEEVALRCINPMCPAQIKEGLAHFASRNAMNIDGLGPRILEQLFEREMIKDVADLYHLTKTQLLTLDKFGDKSADNLLTAIDNSRHNSLERLLFGLGIRHVGAKAARLIAAQFKTIEALMMASSEEIAGVEAIGPIIGDSVVTYFNNTQVHELINELQAANVNTDYLGATQAVTDGPLSGQKVVLTGKLIEMTRQEAQNWLESQGADVVGSVSKKTNLVIAGTDAGSKLTKAQSLGIEVWNERQFQAAMKEDS, from the coding sequence ATGGACAATCAAAAGCCAGTAGAGCAACTAACAATTGAAGAAGCTACGCATGAAGTTAAATCGTTGAGCCTACAAGTTGAACAGTGGGGTCGGGAATACTATGAAAATGATAATCCAAGCGTGGAAGACTACGTGTATGATCAGGCTTATCAACGATTAGTATCTTTGGAAAAGGCTTTTCCAGAATTACAATCGCCCGATTCACCCACGCAACAAGTTGGTGCAGCGACGATTTCAGACTTTGCTAAAGTAGAGCATCCTAATCCGATGTTATCCATGGGTGATGTCTTTTCAGTGGCTGAATTAATTGAGTTTAATGACCGGTTGCAACGAAATGGTGTTGACCACCCTGAGTATAATTTGGAACTAAAAATTGATGGTTTAGCAGTTTCACTAATGTATGAAAACGGTAAGTTTGTACAAGGATCAACCCGTGGGGATGGCCGAATTGGTGAGGACATTACCAAGAACCTAAAAAAAATTAAGTCAATTCCACGGACATTGTCGCAACCATTAACAATTGAGGTTCGTGGAGAATGTTATATGCCCAAAGAGGCATTTGCTAAATTAAACGAGCAACGGGAGTTACAGGGCCTGACCGTGTTTGCTAATCCGCGTAACGCTGCTGCTGGTAGTTTACGGCAGTTAGATCCACAGGTTACTGCTGATCGGGAATTAAGTACGTTCATCTATTATGTACCTGATTACCAGACACTTGGAGTAACAACGCAAAGTGCAGCGTTACTAAAATTAGCCGAGTTGGGGTTCAATGTTAACTTAAATAATCAAGTTGTCGATTCTCAAGCGGAAATTGAAGCTTATATCAATGAATATACGAAGAAACGAAATGACCTAGAGTATGGTATTGACGGAATTGTTGAAAAAGTTAATGACTTAGCATTACAAGAAGAGCTTGGAAGTACTGTTAAGGTGCCTCGATGGGAGATTGCATATAAGTTTCCACCAGAAGAGGCTGCTACCATTGTGCGAGATATTGAGTGGACTGTTGGCCGAACGGGGACGGTGACACCGACTGCTGTCATGGATGCAGTGCTGTTGGCAGGAACAACTGTGGCACGTGCTTCATTGCATAATCCCGATTATCTACGGCAAAAGGATGTTCGAATTGGTGACACAGTTTACTTGCACAAAGCGGGTGACATTATTCCTGAAATTTCAACGGTAGAACTGACCAAACGAAGTGATGGAAGTGTCGAATATGTTATCCCAACGCGATGTCCAGAATGTAATTCAAAGTTAGTTCATTTAGACGAAGAAGTTGCATTGCGGTGTATCAACCCAATGTGTCCTGCTCAGATTAAAGAGGGCTTGGCGCATTTTGCTTCACGCAATGCCATGAATATCGATGGCTTGGGTCCTAGAATTTTGGAGCAGCTTTTCGAACGTGAAATGATTAAAGATGTAGCCGATTTATATCATCTAACTAAAACGCAATTATTAACTTTAGATAAATTTGGTGATAAATCAGCCGATAACCTATTGACAGCTATTGACAACAGCCGGCATAATTCACTTGAACGCCTATTATTCGGTTTAGGTATCCGACATGTTGGTGCGAAAGCTGCGCGGTTAATAGCAGCTCAATTTAAAACAATTGAGGCATTGATGATGGCTAGTAGTGAAGAGATTGCTGGTGTTGAGGCCATTGGGCCAATTATTGGTGATAGTGTAGTAACGTATTTTAACAATACGCAGGTGCATGAACTGATTAATGAATTGCAGGCTGCTAATGTTAATACGGATTATCTTGGAGCAACACAAGCAGTGACAGACGGCCCGCTGTCTGGACAAAAGGTTGTTTTAACAGGAAAATTAATTGAAATGACGCGTCAAGAAGCACAGAATTGGCTGGAAAGCCAGGGTGCGGATGTTGTTGGTAGTGTATCGAAAAAAACTAATTTAGTCATTGCAGGTACTGATGCTGGTAGTAAATTAACGAAGGCTCAGTCTTTGGGAATTGAAGTTTGGAATGAACGGCAGTTTCAGGCTGCAATGAAGGAGGATTCCTAA
- a CDS encoding CamS family sex pheromone protein, whose amino-acid sequence MKWKKIRTALLLVVSTAVLASCGSSSSSSKSSKYTTTGDATSGTYQGVIKNGKYQTSKSRGVNVAQNDNTFNLKSFESGLVNVSKKVFSTKSYIFQEGQYLNTSTVENWLGRESKSNKTGLNPKKGKTDGKRNPIYVQQIEEQDYMKQSGDNLKLHGITIGIGLNSVDYYQKKTDGPKYTQKISDAALRAYGQETAQKVLNRMRQKKGLKNVPIVIALYKQASNDSLVGGTFFEYSSNSGTKLSSWKQMNIKNAVYPKASDSTTSNSNGQTDNNTFDNFKTQVQSFFPNLSGVTAQAQYKDGNLSGMHITVTTQFYSETEITSFTQYIAQAAVKYLPSGIPIDIKIQSAQDMQAFVYRDSGQSKFSSHVFDSY is encoded by the coding sequence GTGAAGTGGAAAAAAATTAGAACTGCATTGTTACTAGTTGTCAGCACAGCGGTGTTGGCATCGTGTGGTAGCAGTTCGAGCTCAAGTAAATCGTCTAAATATACGACAACTGGTGATGCTACCAGTGGCACATACCAAGGTGTCATCAAAAATGGTAAGTACCAAACTAGCAAGTCGCGAGGTGTTAATGTTGCCCAAAATGATAATACATTTAATTTAAAGAGCTTCGAATCCGGTTTAGTGAATGTTTCTAAAAAAGTCTTTTCGACCAAGAGCTATATTTTTCAAGAAGGTCAATATCTAAATACGAGTACGGTGGAAAATTGGCTGGGCCGAGAGTCAAAGAGTAATAAGACGGGCTTGAATCCTAAAAAAGGTAAAACTGATGGCAAACGTAATCCGATTTATGTTCAGCAAATTGAAGAACAGGATTATATGAAACAAAGTGGCGATAATCTGAAGTTGCATGGTATTACAATTGGAATTGGCTTGAATTCGGTTGATTATTACCAAAAGAAAACTGATGGACCAAAATATACACAGAAAATTAGTGATGCTGCTTTGAGAGCTTATGGGCAAGAGACAGCACAAAAAGTATTGAATCGAATGCGTCAGAAAAAAGGACTGAAAAACGTTCCAATTGTGATTGCATTGTATAAACAGGCTTCCAACGATAGTCTAGTTGGAGGAACGTTCTTTGAATACAGTTCCAACAGCGGTACTAAGTTATCAAGTTGGAAACAAATGAATATTAAGAACGCAGTTTATCCAAAGGCGTCAGATTCGACGACTTCAAATAGCAATGGTCAAACTGATAATAATACGTTCGATAATTTTAAGACCCAGGTCCAATCATTCTTCCCTAATTTAAGTGGGGTAACGGCCCAGGCGCAATATAAAGATGGTAACTTATCCGGGATGCATATTACGGTAACAACGCAGTTTTACAGTGAAACTGAAATTACCAGCTTTACACAATACATCGCTCAGGCAGCAGTAAAATATCTGCCAAGCGGAATACCAATTGATATTAAAATCCAATCAGCACAGGACATGCAGGCTTTTGTCTATAGAGATTCTGGTCAGAGTAAGTTCTCTAGTCATGTGTTTGATAGTTATTAG
- a CDS encoding NAD(P)-dependent alcohol dehydrogenase, whose product MRIKAAVVPKVGDQFVIKDDVELAPLEPDELQVHMVASGICHSDEALRKGDAGWTYPTILGHEGSGIVEKVGANVTQFVPGDHIVMAFYSDGTCVNCMRGIPTQCLDYAKYNLSGFKADGKDHFTEDGNHVSDMFAQSSFTTTTTVRERNCVKVDKSLDLRRLGPLGCGFETGAGTVFNTLKPEAGTTIAVYGTGAVGMAAMMAGAIVGCSRVIAIDVVADRLALAQQCGATDIINSKEQDTQAELKKITNGLGVDFAVDTTGIKSVMQGSIDGLAIGGTAALIAVTPQLIEVSSWNDLCVADKKVIGVNMGDSIPQRDVPRLIRYFEMGKFPFDKTEKFYQFDDINQANEDSVNGKTIKPILVIDNDYVPGK is encoded by the coding sequence ATGCGAATTAAAGCAGCTGTTGTACCAAAAGTTGGAGATCAATTTGTTATCAAGGATGATGTTGAATTGGCTCCGTTAGAACCGGATGAATTGCAAGTTCACATGGTTGCTAGTGGAATTTGTCACTCAGATGAAGCATTGCGAAAAGGTGATGCAGGTTGGACATATCCAACTATTTTAGGCCACGAAGGTTCTGGCATTGTAGAAAAAGTGGGTGCCAATGTAACTCAGTTTGTCCCGGGTGATCACATTGTGATGGCATTTTATTCTGACGGCACATGTGTTAACTGTATGCGTGGGATTCCAACTCAGTGTTTGGATTACGCTAAATATAATTTAAGTGGTTTCAAGGCTGATGGCAAGGATCACTTTACAGAAGATGGTAACCATGTATCTGACATGTTTGCTCAATCGTCATTTACTACGACGACTACGGTGCGTGAACGAAATTGTGTCAAGGTTGATAAGAGTTTAGATTTACGTCGATTAGGACCATTGGGCTGTGGTTTTGAAACCGGTGCTGGTACAGTATTTAATACGTTAAAACCTGAAGCAGGAACTACGATTGCTGTCTACGGCACTGGTGCTGTGGGGATGGCCGCAATGATGGCCGGTGCGATCGTTGGTTGTTCACGCGTGATTGCGATTGATGTTGTTGCAGATCGGTTAGCTTTAGCACAACAATGTGGTGCCACTGATATTATTAATAGTAAAGAGCAGGATACTCAGGCTGAATTAAAGAAGATTACGAATGGTCTTGGGGTTGACTTTGCTGTTGATACCACTGGAATTAAATCAGTTATGCAAGGTTCGATTGATGGCTTGGCTATTGGTGGGACAGCTGCATTAATTGCTGTTACTCCACAGTTAATCGAGGTCAGTTCTTGGAATGATCTGTGTGTTGCAGACAAAAAGGTGATTGGTGTTAATATGGGTGATTCAATTCCACAACGAGATGTTCCACGCTTAATTCGATACTTTGAGATGGGCAAATTCCCATTTGATAAGACGGAAAAATTTTATCAATTTGATGATATTAATCAAGCAAATGAAGATTCGGTTAACGGCAAGACAATCAAACCTATTTTAGTTATCGACAACGACTATGTTCCTGGTAAATAG
- the aldA gene encoding aldehyde dehydrogenase — protein MAELKHYQMYINGKFVESSNKKTLTVLNPATGEPISTVPSASHEDVQAAIDGSFKAQKEWKNVPAPTRGAYLHKIADQIRINEDDLIHALQEEQGKIYDAAKVEIEFSADYLDYMGSAGRTYEGEILQSDNPNENIMIAKQPIGVTAGILPWNYPFFLVVRKLGPALVTGNTVIIKPSSDTPNIGLMFAKLVDQVDLPAGVAQFVTGPGSVVGDELSKNHKIGEISLTGSVAAGTQVMAAAAGHLARVSLELGGDAPAIICKDADIDAAVQGVIDSRVDNNGQLCNNTERVYVQESIADEFTDKLTKKMAAVTVGDPLKDKSVLMGPLINQAAVDKVDKMVQQAVKDGGEITTGGHKPEGLAGGFYYLPTVIKNCRQDMQIVKEEIFGPVLPIVTFKTLKEAVEMANDSELGLTSSIWTQSVENAQYAANQLEDGETYINRFNFEAMQGFHAGWKESGVGGSDGRHGIEEYLNTHVIYLQGHPDKLQ, from the coding sequence ATGGCTGAGTTAAAGCATTATCAAATGTATATTAATGGTAAATTTGTGGAATCATCGAATAAAAAAACATTAACGGTTTTAAATCCAGCGACCGGGGAGCCGATTTCGACGGTTCCTAGTGCATCACACGAGGATGTACAGGCAGCAATTGATGGGTCATTTAAAGCCCAAAAAGAATGGAAAAATGTTCCAGCACCTACTCGTGGGGCTTATCTGCACAAGATTGCAGATCAGATTCGGATCAATGAAGATGACCTAATCCATGCCTTGCAAGAAGAACAAGGTAAAATTTATGATGCAGCAAAAGTTGAAATTGAGTTTAGTGCCGATTATCTGGATTATATGGGATCGGCAGGGCGAACATACGAAGGTGAAATTCTCCAATCTGATAATCCAAATGAGAATATTATGATTGCTAAACAGCCAATTGGTGTGACTGCAGGAATCTTACCGTGGAATTATCCATTCTTCCTGGTTGTTCGTAAACTAGGTCCAGCTTTGGTTACTGGTAACACAGTGATTATCAAGCCGTCATCTGATACACCTAACATTGGATTGATGTTTGCCAAGTTGGTCGATCAAGTTGATTTGCCGGCTGGTGTAGCTCAGTTTGTGACCGGTCCTGGTTCGGTGGTTGGTGATGAATTATCCAAAAACCATAAAATTGGTGAAATCAGCTTAACGGGATCAGTTGCTGCTGGAACTCAAGTTATGGCTGCTGCAGCTGGCCATTTAGCACGAGTATCATTAGAATTGGGTGGCGACGCTCCAGCAATTATTTGCAAGGATGCGGATATTGACGCTGCTGTGCAAGGAGTAATTGATTCACGTGTCGATAATAATGGGCAACTGTGCAACAATACGGAACGTGTGTATGTTCAAGAGTCAATTGCGGATGAATTTACTGATAAATTAACTAAAAAAATGGCGGCTGTCACAGTTGGTGATCCATTAAAGGATAAATCAGTATTAATGGGTCCGTTGATTAATCAAGCTGCTGTTGATAAGGTTGATAAAATGGTGCAACAGGCGGTTAAAGATGGTGGTGAAATTACTACTGGTGGGCACAAGCCAGAGGGATTAGCTGGTGGCTTTTACTATTTGCCAACGGTAATTAAAAACTGTCGTCAGGATATGCAAATCGTTAAAGAAGAAATCTTTGGTCCTGTTTTACCAATTGTGACCTTTAAGACGTTAAAAGAAGCCGTTGAAATGGCTAATGATAGTGAGCTTGGCTTAACTTCTTCTATTTGGACACAAAGTGTTGAAAATGCACAATACGCTGCTAATCAACTTGAAGACGGGGAAACTTACATTAACCGATTCAACTTTGAAGCAATGCAAGGATTCCATGCTGGCTGGAAAGAATCTGGTGTTGGTGGTTCTGATGGTCGTCATGGGATTGAAGAATATTTGAATACTCATGTGATTTATCTACAAGGGCATCCAGATAAATTGCAGTAA
- the gatC gene encoding Asp-tRNA(Asn)/Glu-tRNA(Gln) amidotransferase subunit GatC, with amino-acid sequence MASKIDEEQVKHVASLAKLQFEDDQVGKFTTQLESIIDLFETLDKVDTTGVTPMTSPTDQVNAMREDIAVNSNQREALLDNAPDTEEGYIKVPAIIDESGDGE; translated from the coding sequence ATGGCAAGCAAAATTGACGAAGAACAAGTTAAACATGTTGCTTCACTAGCCAAGCTTCAATTTGAAGATGATCAAGTAGGTAAATTTACCACACAATTAGAAAGTATTATAGATTTATTTGAAACACTTGATAAAGTTGATACGACAGGGGTTACACCCATGACATCACCAACCGACCAAGTTAATGCAATGCGTGAAGATATTGCGGTTAACAGCAATCAACGTGAAGCATTATTAGATAATGCACCGGATACTGAAGAAGGATACATCAAGGTACCTGCAATTATTGATGAAAGTGGGGATGGCGAGTAA
- the gatA gene encoding Asp-tRNA(Asn)/Glu-tRNA(Gln) amidotransferase subunit GatA has translation MDFYDTDLTSLHEDLVNKKISSTELTKATYENIAADDDQVKAFLTLNQEQALKKAAEVDKQGVAVDQLVSGIPLGVKDNIVTKDLKTTAASKILSNFTPVYDAAVIEKLKAQNFIDAGKLNLDEFAMGGSTENSAFQTTHNPWDLTRVPGGSSGGSAAAVAAGEILAAMGTDTGGSIRLPASYNGVVGMKPTYGRVSRWGIIAFGSSLDQVGWLTRSVKDNALLTSLISGHDDRDLTSSTKEVPNFAGQLNDDTNVKGLRIAVPKEYLGEGVDDNVKVVIQAALKHYESLGAIIDEVSLPNTQYGVAAYYIISSSEASSNLQRFDGIRYGVRATDVENLEDVYVRSRSEGFGDEVKRRIMLGTFSLSAGFYDAYFMKASQIRTLIRQDFEKVFEDHDLVMGPAGPTVAYKIGSNITDPKAMYMNDVLTVPVNMAGLPGMSIPAGFADNMPVGLQIIGKPFDEETMYKAAYTFEQSTDFHKQTPKLGGQN, from the coding sequence ATGGATTTTTATGATACCGATTTAACTAGTCTGCATGAAGATTTAGTTAACAAAAAAATTAGTTCAACCGAACTAACTAAAGCAACGTATGAAAATATTGCTGCCGATGACGACCAAGTCAAAGCTTTCCTGACACTTAACCAAGAACAAGCACTAAAAAAAGCGGCTGAAGTTGATAAACAAGGAGTTGCTGTTGATCAATTAGTTTCCGGGATTCCATTAGGAGTTAAGGACAACATTGTCACTAAAGATCTAAAGACAACTGCCGCTTCTAAAATTTTGAGTAATTTCACACCAGTATATGATGCAGCTGTGATAGAAAAATTGAAGGCACAAAACTTTATTGATGCTGGTAAATTAAACTTAGACGAATTTGCAATGGGTGGTTCAACTGAAAATTCTGCTTTTCAAACAACCCACAATCCTTGGGACTTAACCCGTGTTCCCGGTGGATCTTCAGGTGGCTCGGCTGCTGCGGTGGCGGCTGGTGAAATATTAGCTGCTATGGGAACTGATACTGGTGGTTCAATTCGTTTGCCAGCCTCCTATAATGGAGTTGTTGGAATGAAACCAACATATGGTCGTGTCTCACGCTGGGGTATTATTGCATTTGGTTCCAGTTTAGACCAGGTTGGCTGGTTGACTCGCAGCGTTAAGGACAATGCGCTACTAACATCTTTGATCAGTGGTCATGACGACCGTGATTTAACTTCATCAACGAAAGAAGTCCCTAACTTTGCAGGTCAGTTAAATGACGATACCAATGTTAAGGGCCTTCGGATTGCCGTACCTAAAGAATATTTGGGTGAAGGTGTCGATGACAATGTTAAAGTAGTCATTCAGGCTGCCCTGAAGCACTATGAATCGCTGGGTGCAATCATTGACGAAGTATCACTGCCAAATACTCAATATGGTGTAGCCGCTTATTATATTATTTCATCATCAGAAGCTTCATCAAACTTACAACGGTTTGATGGTATTCGTTATGGTGTTCGGGCTACTGATGTTGAAAACCTTGAAGATGTTTATGTTCGTTCACGTTCAGAAGGATTTGGGGACGAAGTTAAACGTCGGATTATGTTAGGTACATTTTCACTTTCAGCTGGTTTTTATGATGCTTACTTTATGAAGGCTAGTCAGATTAGAACATTAATCCGTCAAGATTTTGAAAAGGTATTTGAAGATCATGACTTAGTGATGGGGCCTGCTGGACCAACAGTGGCTTATAAGATTGGTTCTAACATTACTGATCCAAAAGCAATGTATATGAATGATGTCTTGACTGTTCCAGTTAACATGGCCGGTCTACCAGGGATGTCAATTCCAGCTGGATTTGCCGATAATATGCCAGTTGGGTTACAGATTATTGGTAAGCCATTTGACGAAGAAACAATGTACAAGGCTGCCTATACATTTGAACAATCAACTGATTTTCACAAACAAACACCTAAGTTAGGAGGTCAAAACTAA